One region of uncultured Sulfurimonas sp. genomic DNA includes:
- a CDS encoding diguanylate cyclase, whose amino-acid sequence MKNIFKLILIFLLFIPLSASAKYEKVSLQLDWKFQFQHAGFIMAKEKGFYEEVGLQTTLLEYNNDINIEASVLSQKVDFGISNTPVMIKNRTLQPTVILATYLHHSPLVFVTQPDIKKPSQLNGKKIMATDYEYYQSSLSLLMNHFFIDGIYIPHSFGIEEFKNKEVDAMSVFMSNEIYKLDKQKIPYNIIDPFDYGFTAQAMNLFSSYEFTQKNIKKIENFLQATKKGWQYAVDNTDETIKIIHSKYNNSKTIEELNFEAKVIINSMLLNEYEIGEVDKELLQRVHTQLSRTSKLLVNQRSKLIVFKDMLKGENTKELFFTKQESEYLAKKGNIRLCIDPHWMPFEGFKDGKYIGIVADYFNLVKAKTNLNIEIHPTNSWQESLDSVKTGKCDILGSALPSIERLKYMDFTDPYIKSPIVMITTMEKTFINNIEDLKQNKIGIIKGYAIAEILKNKYPDINIIDVDSIEDGMKKVERGELFGYIDNLNVTAFNIQTNFYGVLKVSARLNIDDELTIGSRNDEPLLNSIFQKVVENIDNSEVRAILNRWITVKESVKVDYASLWKIFGVIFIIFIIIGIYSYQLKLKNKELKQLSREDALTKIGNRLKLNEILENIYQNTQRYEVSWGVILLDIDNFKNINDTYGHIFGDEILKKFAQILLENIRNTDSLGRWGGEEFLIVCPNINLENLANVAEGLRKNIENDMFLKEKNITASFGVSVFQKNKNIEQIIDVADKNLYKAKSSGKNKVCFS is encoded by the coding sequence ATGAAAAACATATTTAAACTTATACTGATTTTTTTATTATTTATACCTTTATCTGCTAGTGCTAAGTATGAAAAAGTTTCCTTGCAGCTAGATTGGAAATTTCAGTTTCAACATGCTGGATTTATCATGGCAAAAGAAAAAGGTTTTTATGAAGAAGTAGGTTTGCAAACAACTCTTTTAGAGTATAACAATGATATTAATATAGAAGCATCTGTGCTATCTCAAAAAGTTGATTTTGGTATATCTAATACTCCTGTTATGATTAAAAATAGAACTCTACAACCTACTGTGATATTGGCAACTTATCTGCATCATTCTCCTTTAGTTTTTGTTACACAGCCAGATATAAAAAAGCCATCACAGCTAAATGGTAAAAAAATCATGGCTACTGATTATGAGTACTATCAAAGTTCTCTTTCTCTTCTTATGAACCATTTTTTTATAGATGGAATTTACATACCTCATAGTTTTGGTATAGAAGAGTTTAAAAATAAAGAAGTAGATGCTATGAGTGTTTTTATGTCAAATGAAATTTATAAATTAGACAAACAAAAGATACCTTACAATATTATTGATCCATTTGATTATGGTTTTACAGCTCAGGCTATGAATCTTTTTAGCTCTTATGAATTCACACAAAAAAACATTAAAAAAATAGAAAATTTTTTACAAGCCACTAAAAAAGGTTGGCAATATGCTGTTGATAATACAGATGAAACTATAAAAATAATTCATTCAAAATACAATAATTCTAAAACTATAGAAGAATTAAACTTTGAAGCAAAAGTAATAATAAATTCAATGCTTTTAAATGAATATGAAATAGGTGAAGTTGATAAGGAGTTGTTACAAAGAGTTCATACACAACTATCAAGAACTAGCAAACTCTTGGTAAATCAAAGAAGTAAACTTATTGTCTTTAAGGATATGTTAAAAGGCGAAAATACTAAAGAACTTTTTTTTACAAAACAAGAGAGTGAATATTTAGCTAAAAAAGGAAATATAAGGCTCTGTATAGATCCTCATTGGATGCCTTTTGAAGGGTTTAAAGATGGGAAATATATTGGTATAGTCGCTGATTATTTTAATCTAGTTAAAGCAAAAACAAATTTAAATATAGAAATTCATCCTACAAATAGTTGGCAAGAGAGTTTAGACTCAGTAAAAACAGGAAAGTGTGATATTTTAGGATCTGCTTTACCATCGATAGAGCGTTTAAAATATATGGATTTCACTGATCCATATATAAAGTCACCCATTGTTATGATTACTACAATGGAAAAAACATTTATTAACAATATTGAAGATTTGAAACAAAACAAAATAGGCATAATTAAAGGCTATGCTATTGCAGAAATTTTGAAAAATAAATATCCTGATATAAATATTATTGACGTAGATAGTATCGAAGATGGAATGAAAAAAGTAGAAAGAGGAGAATTGTTTGGATATATTGATAATTTAAATGTAACTGCATTTAATATTCAAACAAACTTTTATGGTGTACTTAAGGTCTCTGCTAGATTAAATATAGACGATGAACTAACTATTGGTTCAAGAAATGATGAACCTTTATTAAATAGTATTTTTCAAAAAGTTGTAGAAAATATTGATAACTCAGAAGTAAGAGCAATTCTAAATCGTTGGATAACTGTAAAAGAGAGTGTGAAAGTTGATTATGCATCTTTATGGAAGATATTTGGTGTTATTTTTATTATCTTTATTATCATTGGCATCTATAGCTATCAACTTAAATTAAAAAATAAAGAACTAAAGCAATTATCTCGTGAAGATGCTCTAACAAAAATTGGAAATCGATTGAAATTAAATGAAATCCTAGAAAACATATATCAAAATACTCAAAGATATGAAGTATCATGGGGAGTTATATTGTTAGATATTGATAATTTTAAAAATATAAATGACACTTATGGGCATATATTTGGAGATGAAATTTTGAAAAAATTTGCTCAAATACTTCTTGAAAATATTAGAAATACAGATAGTCTTGGAAGATGGGGCGGAGAAGAATTTTTGATAGTTTGTCCAAATATAAATCTTGAAAATTTAGCAAATGTTGCTGAGGGATTACGAAAAAACATAGAAAATGATATGTTTTTAAAAGAAAAAAACATAACAGCTAGTTTTGGTGTAAGTGTTTTTCAAAAAAATAAAAATATAGAACAAATCATAGATGTAGCAGATAAAAACCTTTATAAAGCTAAAAGTAGCGGTAAAAATAAAGTTTGTTTTAGTTGA
- the dsbD gene encoding protein-disulfide reductase DsbD — MKKLLLLLITSTLLLAVPKFLMPDEAFVPEAKLNSQMQIQASVKIAKDIYLYEEQLKIELKEGSGISILNIEKPKSVEHHEEMVFLESPTFTVTLQKDAQISGVKNIEFSISYQGCSEQGLCYEPLTKVFKFDIDSSKLPITTDAKPELKSLSLENIEQKVETKEIPKEQKSETDAIADTIKSGNITLILLTFLGFGLLLALTPCVFPMIPIISGVIISQGEGLTTKKAFALSVVYVLSMAVAYTIAGVLAGLFGANLQAALQTPWVIYSFSGVFVALALSMFGFYELKLPDALVTKVSSASHRSGYIGVAIMGFLSALIVGPCVAAPLAGALVYIGQTGDAVLGGMALFFMSIGMGIPLIAVGVSAGRFMPKPGAWMTMVSAVFGVMMLAVAVWMLERVVDEYVTMLLYSMLGIGFALYLGAFEKDSHIFRRSVAIIMFIYSVALFIGVLGGSTSMSKPLSFLKPQVVSVASMSNQQALKFAKVTSISELDKLLQKHKGKKIMLDFSAEWCTSCKELEDVTFADADVKKKMSEYVLIKADITQNNQEQKDLSKKYGVFGPPAIIFFDNNAEVIKSKTIIGFIEPQEFLTHLEKL, encoded by the coding sequence ATGAAAAAACTACTTTTACTCCTTATTACATCAACTCTACTCTTAGCAGTTCCAAAGTTTTTAATGCCAGATGAAGCTTTTGTTCCAGAAGCTAAACTAAACTCTCAGATGCAAATACAAGCAAGTGTTAAAATAGCAAAAGATATATATCTTTATGAAGAACAATTAAAGATAGAACTTAAAGAGGGAAGTGGTATCTCTATATTAAATATAGAAAAACCTAAAAGTGTAGAACATCATGAAGAGATGGTCTTTCTTGAATCTCCTACTTTTACTGTAACTTTGCAAAAAGATGCACAGATAAGTGGAGTTAAAAATATAGAGTTTAGCATCTCTTATCAAGGTTGTTCAGAACAAGGACTTTGTTATGAACCACTTACAAAAGTTTTTAAGTTTGATATAGACAGCTCAAAACTTCCAATAACTACAGATGCAAAACCTGAACTAAAGAGTTTGAGTCTTGAAAACATTGAGCAAAAAGTAGAGACAAAAGAAATACCAAAAGAGCAAAAATCTGAAACAGATGCTATAGCTGACACTATAAAATCTGGAAATATCACTCTAATACTTTTAACATTTTTAGGATTTGGACTTCTTTTAGCCCTAACTCCTTGTGTTTTTCCTATGATTCCAATCATCTCTGGCGTTATTATCTCACAAGGAGAAGGTCTTACTACCAAAAAAGCTTTTGCTCTTTCTGTTGTTTACGTCTTATCAATGGCTGTAGCCTACACTATAGCTGGAGTTTTAGCAGGGCTCTTTGGTGCTAATCTTCAAGCGGCTCTTCAAACTCCATGGGTTATATACTCATTTTCAGGTGTATTTGTTGCACTTGCTTTGAGTATGTTTGGTTTTTATGAGCTTAAATTACCTGATGCTTTAGTTACAAAAGTAAGTTCTGCTAGTCATAGAAGTGGATATATCGGTGTAGCTATTATGGGATTTTTGTCAGCTTTAATAGTTGGACCTTGTGTGGCTGCTCCACTTGCTGGTGCATTAGTTTATATAGGTCAAACAGGAGATGCCGTTCTTGGTGGAATGGCTCTGTTTTTTATGAGCATTGGTATGGGTATTCCTCTTATAGCTGTTGGCGTTAGTGCTGGTCGGTTTATGCCAAAACCTGGTGCATGGATGACTATGGTAAGTGCAGTCTTTGGTGTTATGATGTTAGCAGTCGCTGTATGGATGCTAGAGCGTGTAGTTGATGAGTATGTAACAATGCTTCTTTATTCTATGTTAGGTATAGGTTTTGCACTTTATCTTGGAGCATTTGAGAAAGATTCACATATCTTTAGAAGAAGTGTAGCTATTATTATGTTTATTTATTCTGTAGCACTGTTTATAGGTGTGCTTGGTGGTTCAACTAGCATGAGTAAACCGCTATCTTTTTTAAAGCCACAAGTTGTATCTGTAGCATCTATGTCAAATCAACAAGCACTTAAATTTGCGAAAGTAACATCAATATCTGAGTTAGATAAGCTTCTTCAAAAACATAAAGGCAAAAAAATTATGCTTGACTTCTCCGCTGAGTGGTGTACATCTTGTAAAGAGTTAGAAGATGTGACTTTTGCAGATGCTGATGTTAAAAAGAAGATGAGTGAGTATGTTTTAATAAAAGCAGATATAACACAAAACAATCAAGAACAAAAAGATTTGAGTAAAAAGTATGGAGTCTTTGGACCTCCTGCAATTATTTTCTTTGATAATAATGCAGAAGTTATAAAGTCAAAAACAATTATAGGCTTTATTGAGCCACAAGAGTTTTTAACTCACTTAGAGAAGTTATAA